One Solea senegalensis isolate Sse05_10M linkage group LG21, IFAPA_SoseM_1, whole genome shotgun sequence DNA segment encodes these proteins:
- the ccnb1 gene encoding G2/mitotic-specific cyclin-B1 → MALRVTRNRLASAPAEMASKTCMVSASTKPRAALGEIRNTRNVAVNKEVQKKIVKAAPTKKTKVEQVVEPKQQENVVPVKPEPEVQVLPEPQSPTPMETSGCEPGDLCQAFSDVMLHNTIKDVDADDYDNPMLCSEYVKDIYKYLRQLEVDQNVRPSYLQGKEVTGNMRAILIDWLVQVSLKFRLLQETMYMTVAIIDRFLQDHPVPKKQLQLVGVSAMFLASKYEEMYPPEISDFAYVTDRAYTTAQIRDMEMTILRALKFQLGRPLPLQFLRRASKIYEVTAEQHTLAKYLLELTMVDYEMVHFPPSMTACAAFALTLKILDAGEWDVTLQHYMDYTAESLIPVMAHIAKNVVKVNEGLTKHIAIKSKYSTSKQMRIATIAHLKSSVVKDFAKRLQ, encoded by the exons ATGGCTCTCCGTGTTACCAGA AACCGCTTGGCTTCCGCCCCGGCCGAAATGGCCAGCAAGACCTGCATGGTGTCCGCTTCCACGAAGCCCCGCGCGGCCCTCGGTGAGATCCGTAACACTCGTAACGTCGCAGTGAACAAGGAAGTCCAGAAAAAG ATTGTCAAGGCAGCGCCAACAAAAAAGACCAAAGTTGAGCAAGTGGTTGAACcaaaacagcaggaaaatgtTGTTCCCGTTAAACCAGAGCCTGAGGTTCAG GTTCTCCCTGAACCACAGTCTCCCACTCCAATGGAGACGTCAGGCTGTGAACCCGGCGACCTCTGCCAGGCCTTTTCAGATGTCATGCTCCACAACACCATCAAGGACGTGGACGCTGACGACTACGACAACCCCATGCTCTGCAGCGAGTACGTGAAGGACATCTACAAGTATCTGCGGCAGCTCGAG GTTGATCAGAATGTCAGACCCAGTTATCTGCAGGGGAAGGAGGTGACCGGGAACATGCGAGCCATCCTCATTGACTGGCTGGTGCAAGTGAGCTTGAAGTTCCGTCTGCTGCAGGAGACCATGTATATGACCGTGGCCATCATTGACCGCTTTCTTCAG GACCACCCAGTCCCCaagaagcagctgcagctggtcGGCGTCTCCGCCATGTTCCTCGCCTCCAAGTACGAGGAGATGTACCCGCCCGAGATCTCCGACTTTGCCTACGTGACGGACCGGGCGTACACCACGGCCCAGATCAGAGACATGGAGATGACCATCCTGCGGGCGCTCAAGTTCCAGCTCGGCCGCCCTCTTCCCCTGCAGTTCCTCAGGAGAGCCTCAAAGATCTATGAG GTGACTGCCGAGCAGCACACCCTGGCTAAATACCTCCTGGAACTCACCATGGTCGACTACGAGATGGTCCACTTCCCTCCTTCCATGACGGCCTGCGCCGCCTTTGCTCTGACCCTCAAGATCTTGGATGCTGGAGAATGG GATGTGACACTGCAGCACTACATGGACTACACGGCAGAGAGTTTGATCCCTGTGATGGCACACATCGCCAAGAATGTTGTGAAAGTGAACGAGGGGCTGACCAAGCACATC GCCATCAAGAGCAAATACTCGACGTCGAAGCAGATGAGGATCGCCACCATCGCACATCTCAAGTCTTCGGTCGTGAAGGATTTTGCGAAGCGTCTGCAGTGA
- the pmchl gene encoding pro-melanin-concentrating hormone, like — translation MRQSSMSVIFAAALMFQSYELSGALPMSKGDDASLEQDVFASLLSDKALDSGLGDADLGTDGKTSGQRVIVIATPSLWRDLRALSAGVPLYKRRADFSSQLSEHSDASQDLNLPIPVQRRDNMRCMVGRVYRPCWEV, via the coding sequence ATGAGGCAGTCGTCCATGTCGGTCATCTTCGCCGCCGCGCTCATGTTCCAGAGCTACGAGCTGTCGGGCGCTTTACCCATGAGCAAGGGCGACGACGCCTCGCTGGAGCAGGACGTGTTCGCGTCGCTGCTGAGCGACAAGGCGCTGGACAGCGGCCTCGGCGACGCAGACCTGGGCACGGACGGGAAGACGAGCGGCCAGAGGGTCATCGTCATCGCCACCCCGAGCCTGTGGAGAGACCTGCGGGCGCTGAGCGCCGGCGTTCCGCTCTACAAGCGCAGAGCCGACTTCAGCAGCCAGCTGAGCGAGCACAGCGACGCCAGCCAGGACCTGAACCTCCCCATCCCCGTCCAGAGGAGGGACAACATGAGGTGCATGGTGGGACGGGTGTACCGGCCGTGCTGGGAAGTCTAG